From Rutidosis leptorrhynchoides isolate AG116_Rl617_1_P2 unplaced genomic scaffold, CSIRO_AGI_Rlap_v1 contig623, whole genome shotgun sequence, a single genomic window includes:
- the LOC139884926 gene encoding uncharacterized protein has translation MRNSLRCCLACVLPCGALDMIRIVHLNGNVEELMRPVTAGEILEANPNHVLSKPCSQGVVRKIMILSPDSELKRGSIYFLIPSSSLPKNKSATISSNKKPLLNKRCSITTSSTSTTKKKSSGRPDHSVGVWRPHLESISED, from the coding sequence ATGAGAAATAGTTTAAGATGCTGTTTGGCATGCGTCCTTCCGtgcggagctctagatatgatccgTATAGTCCACTTAAACGGCAACGTAGAGGAGTTGATGCGGCCGGTGACGGCGGGGGAGATCCTAGAAGCCAATCCCAATCACGTCCTAAGCAAGCCTTGCTCTCAAGGCGTTGTACGGAAGATCATGATCCTCTCGCCCGACTCCGAGCTCAAGAGAGGAAGCATCTATTTCTTGATCCCTTCCTCTTCCTTGCCCAAAAACAAATCTGCAACCATATCATCCAACAAAAAGCCCCTACTCAACAAAAGATGTTCAATTACTACCAGTTCCACTTCCACCACCAAAAAGAAATCCTCCGGCCGGCCGGATCACAGTGTTGGTGTATGGCGGCCCCACCTAGAGAGCATATCAGAAGACTAG